A segment of the Fibrobacter succinogenes subsp. succinogenes S85 genome:
ATGAGCGTTTCATCCAGCGAGTAATCGGGATTATCGAGCTTATTTACAAACAAAATCGTACGCACGCGAGATTCGCGCAACTTGCGAAATGAAGCAAGCGTCTGCGTTTCAACGCCACTTGCGGCACTCACCACAAGCACAGCGCCTTCCACAGCCGTAAGCGCCATATCGACTTCGGCACCAAAGTCGACATGCCCCGGCGTATCAATAAAATTGAACCATGTATTTTTCCATTCGAAATGCGCCACGCCACTTTCAATCGTGATGCCACGTTCCTTTTCTTCGGGCATGTAGTCCATCGTGGCTAAGCCATCTTCCACACGCCCTGGGCGGTGAATCTCGCCCGCCGCGAAAAGGATTCTCTCAGAAAGTGTCGTCTTGCCCGCATCAACGTGGGCGAGAATGGCAATATTTCGAATCGGCTGTTTCATAAGCCCAAAGATACATTTTTACCGGTTCATGAACGAGAGTTTCAGCGCATTCTTGTAGAGTCGATTTGCCCAAGCTTCGTGACCCGAAGATTCACCATAAAGGTCATCCAGAATCGTCCGGATTCCCGCCACACCGCCACCTTTTTTCAAGATGTACACCACAAGCAGGCTAATCACACCCAGCGACGAATTGATAATGTCCAAGTCCGTATTTGCAAGCTGAAACGCTGCCAAATGGTACGCATCATCGGAATCCTCCTTGATGAGTTTATCTACATCTGCAAGCGTTTCAAAGCGTAAGAACTTCAGCGCCTTCAAAAAAGGCATCATCGACGACTCGTGAATTTCCGCCTGGTTGATTGCCGCAATACGCTGGTTCAACTTATCAAACGGTCGCAATTTCAGGTAATTCGTAAACGAGTCGCCGTTCAGCGCCACCTCATCAAAGCGTCCCGAATGCACAAGCGACTGCACATGATACCTGTAATTATTGATATCCGTACGAATCTTGCAGAACTGCTCATCAACAAGTTCCAACATTCCCGCCAAGCGGTTCAAATTGCGCAAGTATTCACGAGGAATTTCAAAGCCCGACTTGTAACCCGTATCGTGGTCTAGCGTTGCCCACACATGTTGCAATGCCGTACGCATCTGAATTTCAAATCGAATTTCATTGAGTTCAGGGTACTCCGGATCTTCGAACAAAGCTTTCGGAATGGTACATATAAAATGCAACGAGTTATAGCCAAAACTATCGAGTTCGTGCATTTTGCGCTTGTCAACGCTATTTCTCCAGTCAATTTCAAACAAGCTCTCGACAAGCGCTGCGATTTTATCCACATCGTCGTTATAGAACGCAATCACGCGAGCACCCAAAATGTCCGTCAAATCAGTCAGAGACTTATACTTGCCATTTTTACGTTCAAGCTTTTCGGCAAGGCTTGCTTCTGCCTTGATTCGCGCTTCAACGGCAGTCACATAGATATTGTTCTCTGCCACTTTTTTCTTGAGCAAATCGCAGACAAAATCCCTCATTTTTTCAAAAACAGGGAGCTTATCGCGATAATCTTCAAGAATCATCGTTTCTGCAGGATTCAACCCATATTTTTCAACAGAGTCTTCACTCATTATCTTCTACCGCCAAATATTTTTTCAATAAGGTCCGTAAATTCTGCATACGCAAAAGTACCTTCGAGTTCTTTCAACGATGCAGCCAAACCGCGATAATGCCACTCGTGTTCCTTAATATCGGTCACGTGGAAAATTTTCCAGAGTTCATCGCCTTTTTGGACAAAATCACGATAAATGATTCTTGCATTGCTGAGTTTATCGCCCATCGCCACAATCTTTGCATCGCGACTGGCCCCTGCCAAGCGGTCAATTGCCGCCTGCTTGCGAGAATGCCAAGAATCCGATTCGCTCACGCCTTCCATGAACACGTCCGATTCTTCTTCCACAAGTTTCGCCACGCGCGGTCCAAACTCGCGACTGATATCATCCAAAGTAACAGACGTATCTTCAACGGTATCGTGCAAAGCGGCAGCCGCCATCAATTCCTGGTCATCCGTCATAGTCGCTACAATTTCCACAGCTTCCATCGGGTGAACAATGTAGGGAAAGCCTTTTCCGCGGCGACCCGTACCAGCATGCGCCTTGACCGCAAAAACAATTGCCTTGTCGAGAACAGAAGTATCCATTTTTAGTCCTCCAGGAAGTACTGAACATTGGTCACAACGCGCACGTTCTTGATAAACGGCGTATTTTCATCACGGTCGCTAATGGAGAACTGTCCCTGCGTTGCTGTCTTGATTTTACCGAGCTTGCTTTCGGAATCCGTCGCAAACTTTTCAGCAGCAGCACGGGCGTTCTTGTTCGCTTCGTCAATCATCGCGGGCTTGATTTCGTTCAGGCCATTGAAACTGTAAATTTTGCGGTAGCGGTAATCATCGCCACTGAATGCAATTCCCTGTTTCAAAAGTTCGCCCTGCTTGCCCATGATTTCACGGACGCGATCTACATTCTTCGATGCAACCGTCGTCACCACTGTTGCAATGTAGCGGAACGGACGACGGTTATCGCCATAGCGTTCGCCTTGGGCATCTTCAATTTCCGGAGCAGACCAGCTGATTTCAGCCGCATCCACGCCATTATCGCGCAAGAACTTTGCAAGCGTTGCATTTTTCGTCTGCACGGCATCGTGAATCAATGAAAGGTCATTCCCGACTTCTTTGTACACAATAGGCCAAATCACAAAATCGGCCTTGACCTCGCGTTCCGAGAGTCCCCGGACCGACACAACACGGTCCCTATCTTTCGTGTGGATCATAGCGCAATAGAGGAATGCGCCAAGCCCGAGAATACCAATAGCCAACAATAAAGCTTCTTTAACTCTAGACATATATTTCTCCTTCGCCGCGAAACACCCACGGCTATAAGTTTAATATACAATCTTGAGTAGTTAGTAGTCACTGGTCAATGGTCATTAGCCGCAAACATCCCCTATTTTCTCTCGTCTCTCGTCTCTAGTCTCTAGTCTAATTTCTAAATTTTCCCCCGTAACAAAAACCCGCGTGTGCGGAAAGGATAATCTATGTCTAAACTGACTGATTCTAAGGAATGGAAGGCCCTCGAGGCCCATGCCGAAGTCGCCAAGACTTGGCAGATGAAGGAACTCTTCGCGAAGGACCCGACTCGCGCCGACAAGTTCAGCGCCGAAGCCTGCGGACTCTTCCTCGACTACTCCAAGAACATCATCACCGACGAAACCATGGCAAAGCTCCAGGACCTCCTGAAGTCTGCCAATTTCGAAGACATGCGCGCCAAGTACTTTGCTGGCGAAAAGATTAACACCACCGAAAAGCGCGCCGTGCTCCACACCGCACTCCGCTACAAGGGTAACGATCCGATTTGCGTCGATGGCAAGGATGTCATGCCTGAAGTTCGCGCCGTGCTCAAGCACATGGAAGATTTCACGCATCTCGTCCGTAGCGGCAAGTGGAAAGGCCAAAGCGGCAAGTCCATCAAGTACGTTGTCAACATCGGTATCGGCGGTTCCGACCTCGGTCCGGTGATGGTCACCGAAGCTCTCAAGCCGTATGCAGAAAAGCCGATCGCAGGCGAAACTTCTCCGGAAGTCTACTTCGTTTCTAACATCGACGGCACCCACATGGCCGAAACCCTCAAGAAGGTGAACATTGAAGAAACGCTCTTCATCGTTGCTTCCAAGACGTTCACGACTCTTGAAACCATGACGAACGCCGAAACTGCAAAGGCCGCCGTCCTCAAGGCATTTGGCGGTGACAAGTCCGCTATCGCAAAGCACTTCGTCGCTCTCTCCACCAACACCGAAGCCGTTACCGAATTCGGTATCGACCCGGCAAACATGTTCGAATTCTGGAACTGGGTTGGCGGCCGCTATTCCCTGTGGTCTGCAATCGGTCTTTCCATCAGCCTCCGCATCGGCTTCGAAAACTACATGAAGCTCCACCAGGGCGCTTACGAAATGGATCAGCATTTCAAGACCGCTCCGGCTGACAAGAACCTCCCGGTCATCCTCGCCCTCATCGGCGTTTGGTACAACAACTTCTTTGGCGCATCCAGCTACGCCATGCTCCCGTACGACCAGTACCTCCACCGCCTCGCCGCCTACTTCCAGCAGGCAGACATGGAATCCAACGGCAAGACCGTTGACCGCGATTCCAAGCGCGTGAACTACCAGACGGGTCCGATCCTCTGGGGCGAACCGGGTACGAACGGCCAGCACGCCTTCTACCAGCTCATCCACCAGGGCACCAAGATGATTCCGTGCGACTTCATCGCCCCGGCAAACAGCCACAACAAGATTGGCGATCACCACCAGAAGTTGCTCTCCAACTTCTTCGCTCAGCCGGAAGCATTGATGAACGGCAAGACTCTCGCCCAGGCTCAGGAAGAACTCCGCGCCGCCGGCAAGTCCGAAGAAGAAATCGCATTTCTCGCTCCGCACAAGGTATTCGAAGGCAACAAGCCGACGAACTCCATCATGATGGACTACGTGAGCCCGGAACGCCTTGGCGCTCTCATCGCCATGTACGAACACAAGATCTTCACGCAGGGCGTTATCTGGAACATCAACAGCTACGACCAGTGGGGTGTTGAACTCGGTAAGCAGCTCGCCAAGAAGATCCTCCCGGAACTTGCAAAGGCCGACGCAGAACTCCACCACGACAGCTCCACCAACGGACTGATCAAGTGGTTCAAGGCTCACCAGGCTTAATCAAGACCTTTATAGAAAAAGCCGCAGCACTCCGCTGCGGCTTTTTTTTTGTACTCAATCTTACGCGTCCTAAACTTCCACGCCTTTTTCCTTGAGCACCGCCATCACCTCGTCATACGGGAGCGGCTTCGAGAAATAATAACCCTGCACGCGGTCGCATCCGATTTCCTTCAAAAAGTCTAGATGTTCCTTTATCTCCACACCTTCCGAAAGCGTGCCAATATGCAATAGCTTAGCCATTTCCACAATGGCGCGGATAATCACCTTGGACTTTTCCGAGAAGTTCCGCAAGAACATCATGTCAATTTTCAAAAAGTCGAAATCGTAATCTTTCAGCACGTTCAACGACGAGAATCCCGAACCAAAGTCATCCATCCAGACTTCAAATCCGTCATTTTGGAAACGCGTCACCTGTTCACGGATATAGCCATCCTCGTCACCGTCCAGCACGGATTCCGTAATCTCGATATGGATCATCTCATGCGGCACGTTATATTCTTTAGTCAACCGCGTGAGTTCCTTATAAATGTCACTCAGCTTAAAGTCCAGACGCGAAAGGTTGAACGAAATCGGAACGCACTTGTTCCCCAAATTCGTTTCCACACGGTATTTTTCGCAAATTTTCTTGAGCACGAACAAGTCCAATTTCTGGATCAAGTGAGCGTCTTCTAAAACGCCTACAAAATCAAGCGGCGGCAAGAATCCGTGCTCCGGGTCATCCCAACGGGCAAGCGCTTCAAAGCCACAAAGCTTGTTCGTATTGATATCCACGACGGGCTGATAAAAGACCTTGATGTATTCCTTTTCTACAGCCTCGTCAATGTGTGCAATCAAGTACATTTTCAAGCGTTCACGGGCGCCCATTTCATCGGCATAAACGGCGACATATTCATCGTAGACGCCCTTGGTCGTCGCTTCGGCAAGGCGAGCCCGCATAAAGCAACGTTCTACGTTTTCATTTTCAACACGCTGCACATACACGCCCGCCTTGAGCTCTAGCACACCTTGAGTCGAGAAGCTACGAATCTTGTCATGCGCTTCCTTGATTTTTGCCTTCATCCCGGAGGCATCACCTACAACGCGGAACGTATCGCACGACACATGCGTCACATAGCGCTCGCCAAACAGCGTCTTAAACGTATCCGCCATGAACTTCAGCGCACCGTCACCTTCTTCAAAGCCAAACCTCTCGTTAAAGGCCTTGAAATTTTCCAAATCAAAAGCGACAAACGCATAGCGTTTCCTCGGGTTCCTAAAGAGCAAGTCCTGCACGTAGTTTGAGAACAGAAGCGCATTCGGGAGCCCCGTCAGCTTGTCATGGTTACGCGCAATTTCCGCCTGTTGCGTCAAGCGCACCGTCCTGAAAATAAGCTTCACCGCAATCGTAAGCGTAAGCCAGAAGAACCACGATACAAAGACAAGGTAATTCAAAAATTCAGGAGTTACCTCAATCATGCGCACGCACACATACATGGCGAGGTTCACTAGCATACTAAATAACGTGACAAAACCCAAGAACCCAAAGCGCGCAAAGATTTGCGTGTTACGGACAAATAAAAGTTCATTCCAAAGGAGTTTCCACCAAATGAAAATTGCAACCAAGTTTACTAGGGCAGCACCAACCTGCGTCTTGCCCACCACCATGCCGAGGTAACCCACACCGACAGATGCCGAAAGCATGAACAGCGATGGAGACCAGTGGATCGAAAGCACCTTCCCAAAAACAAAAATCGCCACAGGAATCAGAATGACGCGGCTCATGTAGTCCACTATCACGTCGAGCAATAACGGAACCTCGCCCATCATGCACCCAAGCAAGTGCATCATCCCGTGATAAATCAAGTCCGAATAAATCATGTAGGGGGTCAGCGAAAAAACGGCACCCCAAAAAAGAACATTCTTCAAGTTCTGTTTTTCACCAAGCGCAGCCAGCGTAAAAAGCAAAAACCCGCTCGCCAACAGCGACGGAAAAAAGAACACATGATTTGCGTAATCCAGAAAATTTATCATTGCTATACCCTAGAGCATCATAAATATAATGTATAATCCCATCCCGTGTACGCAGATGGTGAAAAAACGCACATTTTGGGCGCTATACATTGGAATAAATACTAGGATTTACTTCACTTTACTAAAATCAAGCCTATCATCAACCGGAATCGGTTCATTCTGGTTTTGAACATTGACGTCCACCGGCTCGGGCGTACCAAGCTTCCGTCGGAGGCGCAGGCATTTTTGCCATTTGAGCGGACTGGTCATCGCGGCCATCCTTTCTCAGCTGCATTTCATCTGAATTATTGCCGACGCCGATTACAGCAGGGCAGCCCCTCGGATTATCGCACGCACAACCTAAAACAAACAAAGCAAAAGCAATTAAAACAAATTTCATGATTTTAATATACAAAAGAAGTCAAAAATAGACAAATAGTCAACGAAAATCGAGCATAACGAGCTCGGCAGTAAGGACAAAATTTTTAAATTTGGCGCGAAAATCTTATTTGGGAGCAATGTATGAAATCCAAATTACTCTTAACAACATCTATCTTCACGCTTTCCATGCTCTATGGCTGCCTTGACGAGGTAAGCGAAGCAAGCGCCCCGGACTTGTCCGAACTCGCCTGCAAAACAGAACCGCTAGACGACGATAGCGGTCTCAAGATTATCTGCGGCGGTGATTCCGTAGGTGTCGTTTTGAACGGCAAAGACGGAAAAGATGGAGCCGATGGTAAAGATGGCAAAGAAGGCAAATCTGGTGCCGACGGCAAAGACGGATCATCCTGCTACGTCACCGAAAACGCAGAAATCAACGGCTACGACGTGTTCTGCGGCGATGAAAAAATCGGTTCAATCGTGAACGGCAAGGATGGTGCCGACGGTAAAAATGGTGAAAACGGCGCCAACGGTAAGGATGGCGACAAGGGTGACGATGGCAAGGACGGTAAAGACGGAAAAGATGGAACTTCTTGCCGCATCGAAACCAACAAGGATATCAATGGTTACGATGTTATCTGCGGTGACAAGAAAGTTGGTCAGCTCCTTAATGGAAAGGATGGCGAAAACGGCAAGGATGGTAAAGATGGCAACGACGGTTCCTCTTGCTCGGTCGAAGTAAACGATGACATCAACGGTTTCGACGTCGTTTGCGCAGGCAAGAAGGTCGGCGAACTCCGCAACGGTAAGGACGGCCAAGACGGAAAGAATGGTAAAGATGGCAACGACGGTTCCTCTTGCTCGGTCAAAGTAAACGATGATATCGATGGTTACGATGTCGTTTGCGCAGGCAAGAAGGTCGGTGAACTCCGCAACGGTAAGGACGGCCAGGACGGAAAGAATGGCACCGATGGTAAGGATGGAACCTCCTGCACGGTCGAAGTAAACGATGACATCAACGGTTTCGACGTCGTTTGCGCAGGCAAGAAGGTCGGTGAACTCCTTAATGGAAAGGATGGCGAAAACGGCAAGGATGGTAAAGACGGTAACGATGGTTCTTCCTGCAGCGTTGTAGAAAATAAGGATATTAACGGTTTCGATGTCATCTGCGGCGACAAGAAGGTCGGAGAGCTCCTCAACGGAAAGGATGGCGCTGACGGCAAGAACGGTACCGATGGTAAGGATGGCAACGACGGTTCCTCTTGCTCGGTCAAAGTAAACGATGATATCGATGGTTACGATGTCGTTTGCGCAGGCAAGAAGGTCGGTGAACTCCGCAACGGTAAGGACGGCCAGGACGGAAAGAATGGCACCGATGGTAAGGATGGAACTTCCTGCACGGTCGAAGTAAACGATGACATCAACGGTTTCGACGTCGTTTGCGCAGGCAAGAAGGTCGGCGAACTCCGCAATGGTAAGGACGGCCAGGACGGAAAGAATGGCACCGATGGTAAAGATGGAACGTCCTGCTCTGTCGTAAAGAACGAAAAGGTCAATGGATACGAAGTCTACTGCGGTACCGAATTCCTCGGATTCCTCACTAACGGAAAGGATGGCGCTGATGGCAAGAACGGTATCGACGGTAAAGACGGAACTTCTTGCACTGTTGAAGAGAACAAGGAAATCGATGGCTATGACGTCATCTGCGCTGACAAGAAGGTCGGTGAAATTCACAACGGTAAAGACGGTCAAGACGGTAAGAATGGTACCGATGGTAAAGACGGAACGTCCTGCTCTGTCGTAAAGAACGAAAAGGTCAATGGATACGAAGTCTACTGCGGTACCGAATTCCTCGGATTCCTCACTAACGGAAAGGATGGCGCGGATGGCAAGAACGGCATTGACGGTAAGGACGGAACTTCTTGCACTGTTGAAGAGAACAAGGAAATCGATGGTTACGACGTCATCTGCGCAGACAAGAAGGTTGGCGAGCTCCATAACGGTAAGGACGGCCAAGACGGAAAGAACGGCACTGATGGTAAGGACGGAACCTCTTGCCGTGTTGAAGTAAACAAGGATATTGACGGTTACGACGTTATATGCGGCGACAAGAAGGTTGGCGAACTCCGAAACGGCGCTAAGGGCGAAAACGGCAAGGATGGTAAAGACGGTAACGATGGTTCTTCTTGCACGGTCGAAGTAAACGATGACATCAACGGTTTCGACGTCGTTTGCGCAGGCAAGAAGGTCGGCGAACTCCGCAATGGTAAGGACGGCCAGGATGGAAAGAATGGCACCGATGGTAAGGATGGAACTTCCTGCTCTGTCGTAAAGAACGAAAAGGTCAATGGATACGAAGTCTACTGCGGTACCGAATTCCTCGGATTCCTCACTAACGGAAAAGACGGTGCTGATGGCAAGAACGGTATTGATGGTAAGGACGGAACTTCTTGCACTGTTGAAGAGAACAAGGAAATCGACGGATACGATGTCATCTGCGGTGACAAGAAGGTCGGCGAGCTCCGCAACGGTAAGGACGCAGTCCTTCCTTCCTCCAGCAGCATCGCTTCTTCAAGCAGTGCAGCACCTTCTAGCAGCAGCAAGGTTTCCTCTAGCAGTGTCACACCGTCTAGCAGCAGCGTCGCTTCCTCTAGTAGCGTAACGCCCTCAAGCAGCAGCGTAGCCTCCTCTAGCAGCGAAACCCCGTCTAGCTCCAGCGTTGAACAGCTCAGCGAAAAGTGCAAAACGCTCCGCGCCACAACAGACGTATTCAATTCCCTCTACGACGTTCTCGGTTGCACCCGCTCTGATGAAAAGGTCGCCATCATCTTGCGCCACGCCCAACGCGACATCAACAAATACGGCGACGACGATGGCCTCATTGACGTCGGTAGAGCACAGGCAAAGCAAGTCGGCGAAAAACTCAAAAAGCTCAACCTCGACGACTTCTATTACATGTACACCAACGTCAAGCGCACCGCAGAAACCGCACAAATCATCGCCGTGAACAAAGGCGAAAACGTTTCGTCAAACATTAACGACTGGCACAAGCATAGCATCGAAAACCTTACTGAAATCAACCAGAACCTGAAGGAATCCTGGTATGTCAAACCCAATCAAAGTGCAAGCAACTGCAAGGGTAACGCCAGCTGGGGCTGGAGTTCTTATTCCAAAATTGCCTACCAGGAATACGACAACGATAACAACCGTCAAAACTGCGAAAATGCATTCTACCCCATCGCTGACAGAGTTAACGATTTCATCAACACCTACTTCACATACGAACAAATGCACAAGTACACCTTGGCCATTTCGCACGACCAATACCTTGTACCGTTCGTCATTACAATCAGCAACAAACAAATCCACGATGACGTTAAAAATTCCAAATACGATCTCCGCTTCCACAAGCATGATCGCGACATCAATTGGAATCCGGATTTTAACTATTGGATCAACTACCTCACCGGCGTAGTACTCATCGTTGATTCCGACAACAGCGTTATAAAGCTCCCCGTCAAAGCACTAGACGACGGATTCCTGCGCGAATACAAAAATCCATAACAAACAAGCTTCAAAGCCCCCGCCCGGGGGCTTTTTTCGTATTCTACTTTTCCAGTGTTTTTATCAACGAGTCTAAACGAGAAGACAAATGTTTTGCACCGACAAAGCTCAGATGGTCGCAATCATTCGCCATATCATCCGTATAGTCGTGCATCCCAAATTTATTTTCGTCCACCATTATAAAATGCGGATAGACTTGCGCTAAAGAATCAAAATAGGCCGCCGTTTTTAAAGCCTGGCTACGCTTTGTCCCATGCCGCCCAAAGCTGCCCGTATTCGCATACCCAGGAGACTGCGGGTAAACAAGCCCAATAATCTTAAAGCCCTTGTTTTGCGTACTGTCAATAAAGGCCGTCAGGCTATCCACACTATTGTCATAATTTTTCTGCCAACTCGTTTGCATAACAGTATCATACTTAATTTCCGGCTCATCACTCCAACAGTTAGGTTCCAACATCAACAATCCTCTCATATTGACGTAATTCAAGGAGTCGGCTCCTGTATAGCAAACATTAGCATCAACAAAGCGAACAAAAGATTGCGGCAGCCCATTTCTCCAAAAATTATGGTTCCTGTCATAAAAATAACCCGGTGCCTGCCCAAACGCAAATTGCATTCTACTAGCCTTAGAATTGTGCATCAAGTCATACGATATTTCAACAATCAAATACTTTAAATTTTTAGCATGCGGAATAAAATAATTATCCATCAAATAGAGAGCCGCCCAAATATTTCCACCAACGTATCCAAAATTAAGGGCCGATTTTGATATCTGCGTTGGATCAAATCCTCTTTCAGTACGGGATGTTCCTACGGCAATCACTTCTAAAGAATCGCGTTCGTCCCAAAACATGCGCATTTTCAAGCTTGCCGACCTTTCACCGCCCTGATAAATAGGATCCCAATACAAGCCTGCACTATCCAAATCAAGGTCTTTATTTCCAAACGTATTCTTAGGCATCACCCACATATTAGGGTGCCACAAATCTCCGCCTTCAACCAATTCGGTTACA
Coding sequences within it:
- a CDS encoding histidine phosphatase family protein — its product is MKSKLLLTTSIFTLSMLYGCLDEVSEASAPDLSELACKTEPLDDDSGLKIICGGDSVGVVLNGKDGKDGADGKDGKEGKSGADGKDGSSCYVTENAEINGYDVFCGDEKIGSIVNGKDGADGKNGENGANGKDGDKGDDGKDGKDGKDGTSCRIETNKDINGYDVICGDKKVGQLLNGKDGENGKDGKDGNDGSSCSVEVNDDINGFDVVCAGKKVGELRNGKDGQDGKNGKDGNDGSSCSVKVNDDIDGYDVVCAGKKVGELRNGKDGQDGKNGTDGKDGTSCTVEVNDDINGFDVVCAGKKVGELLNGKDGENGKDGKDGNDGSSCSVVENKDINGFDVICGDKKVGELLNGKDGADGKNGTDGKDGNDGSSCSVKVNDDIDGYDVVCAGKKVGELRNGKDGQDGKNGTDGKDGTSCTVEVNDDINGFDVVCAGKKVGELRNGKDGQDGKNGTDGKDGTSCSVVKNEKVNGYEVYCGTEFLGFLTNGKDGADGKNGIDGKDGTSCTVEENKEIDGYDVICADKKVGEIHNGKDGQDGKNGTDGKDGTSCSVVKNEKVNGYEVYCGTEFLGFLTNGKDGADGKNGIDGKDGTSCTVEENKEIDGYDVICADKKVGELHNGKDGQDGKNGTDGKDGTSCRVEVNKDIDGYDVICGDKKVGELRNGAKGENGKDGKDGNDGSSCTVEVNDDINGFDVVCAGKKVGELRNGKDGQDGKNGTDGKDGTSCSVVKNEKVNGYEVYCGTEFLGFLTNGKDGADGKNGIDGKDGTSCTVEENKEIDGYDVICGDKKVGELRNGKDAVLPSSSSIASSSSAAPSSSSKVSSSSVTPSSSSVASSSSVTPSSSSVASSSSETPSSSSVEQLSEKCKTLRATTDVFNSLYDVLGCTRSDEKVAIILRHAQRDINKYGDDDGLIDVGRAQAKQVGEKLKKLNLDDFYYMYTNVKRTAETAQIIAVNKGENVSSNINDWHKHSIENLTEINQNLKESWYVKPNQSASNCKGNASWGWSSYSKIAYQEYDNDNNRQNCENAFYPIADRVNDFINTYFTYEQMHKYTLAISHDQYLVPFVITISNKQIHDDVKNSKYDLRFHKHDRDINWNPDFNYWINYLTGVVLIVDSDNSVIKLPVKALDDGFLREYKNP
- a CDS encoding SIMPL domain-containing protein yields the protein MSRVKEALLLAIGILGLGAFLYCAMIHTKDRDRVVSVRGLSEREVKADFVIWPIVYKEVGNDLSLIHDAVQTKNATLAKFLRDNGVDAAEISWSAPEIEDAQGERYGDNRRPFRYIATVVTTVASKNVDRVREIMGKQGELLKQGIAFSGDDYRYRKIYSFNGLNEIKPAMIDEANKNARAAAEKFATDSESKLGKIKTATQGQFSISDRDENTPFIKNVRVVTNVQYFLED
- the pgi gene encoding glucose-6-phosphate isomerase → MSKLTDSKEWKALEAHAEVAKTWQMKELFAKDPTRADKFSAEACGLFLDYSKNIITDETMAKLQDLLKSANFEDMRAKYFAGEKINTTEKRAVLHTALRYKGNDPICVDGKDVMPEVRAVLKHMEDFTHLVRSGKWKGQSGKSIKYVVNIGIGGSDLGPVMVTEALKPYAEKPIAGETSPEVYFVSNIDGTHMAETLKKVNIEETLFIVASKTFTTLETMTNAETAKAAVLKAFGGDKSAIAKHFVALSTNTEAVTEFGIDPANMFEFWNWVGGRYSLWSAIGLSISLRIGFENYMKLHQGAYEMDQHFKTAPADKNLPVILALIGVWYNNFFGASSYAMLPYDQYLHRLAAYFQQADMESNGKTVDRDSKRVNYQTGPILWGEPGTNGQHAFYQLIHQGTKMIPCDFIAPANSHNKIGDHHQKLLSNFFAQPEALMNGKTLAQAQEELRAAGKSEEEIAFLAPHKVFEGNKPTNSIMMDYVSPERLGALIAMYEHKIFTQGVIWNINSYDQWGVELGKQLAKKILPELAKADAELHHDSSTNGLIKWFKAHQA
- a CDS encoding GTP pyrophosphokinase; amino-acid sequence: MSEDSVEKYGLNPAETMILEDYRDKLPVFEKMRDFVCDLLKKKVAENNIYVTAVEARIKAEASLAEKLERKNGKYKSLTDLTDILGARVIAFYNDDVDKIAALVESLFEIDWRNSVDKRKMHELDSFGYNSLHFICTIPKALFEDPEYPELNEIRFEIQMRTALQHVWATLDHDTGYKSGFEIPREYLRNLNRLAGMLELVDEQFCKIRTDINNYRYHVQSLVHSGRFDEVALNGDSFTNYLKLRPFDKLNQRIAAINQAEIHESSMMPFLKALKFLRFETLADVDKLIKEDSDDAYHLAAFQLANTDLDIINSSLGVISLLVVYILKKGGGVAGIRTILDDLYGESSGHEAWANRLYKNALKLSFMNR
- a CDS encoding GGDEF domain-containing phosphodiesterase — encoded protein: MINFLDYANHVFFFPSLLASGFLLFTLAALGEKQNLKNVLFWGAVFSLTPYMIYSDLIYHGMMHLLGCMMGEVPLLLDVIVDYMSRVILIPVAIFVFGKVLSIHWSPSLFMLSASVGVGYLGMVVGKTQVGAALVNLVAIFIWWKLLWNELLFVRNTQIFARFGFLGFVTLFSMLVNLAMYVCVRMIEVTPEFLNYLVFVSWFFWLTLTIAVKLIFRTVRLTQQAEIARNHDKLTGLPNALLFSNYVQDLLFRNPRKRYAFVAFDLENFKAFNERFGFEEGDGALKFMADTFKTLFGERYVTHVSCDTFRVVGDASGMKAKIKEAHDKIRSFSTQGVLELKAGVYVQRVENENVERCFMRARLAEATTKGVYDEYVAVYADEMGARERLKMYLIAHIDEAVEKEYIKVFYQPVVDINTNKLCGFEALARWDDPEHGFLPPLDFVGVLEDAHLIQKLDLFVLKKICEKYRVETNLGNKCVPISFNLSRLDFKLSDIYKELTRLTKEYNVPHEMIHIEITESVLDGDEDGYIREQVTRFQNDGFEVWMDDFGSGFSSLNVLKDYDFDFLKIDMMFLRNFSEKSKVIIRAIVEMAKLLHIGTLSEGVEIKEHLDFLKEIGCDRVQGYYFSKPLPYDEVMAVLKEKGVEV
- a CDS encoding HD domain-containing protein, whose amino-acid sequence is MDTSVLDKAIVFAVKAHAGTGRRGKGFPYIVHPMEAVEIVATMTDDQELMAAAALHDTVEDTSVTLDDISREFGPRVAKLVEEESDVFMEGVSESDSWHSRKQAAIDRLAGASRDAKIVAMGDKLSNARIIYRDFVQKGDELWKIFHVTDIKEHEWHYRGLAASLKELEGTFAYAEFTDLIEKIFGGRR